A part of Liolophura sinensis isolate JHLJ2023 chromosome 1, CUHK_Ljap_v2, whole genome shotgun sequence genomic DNA contains:
- the LOC135463311 gene encoding non-neuronal cytoplasmic intermediate filament protein-like, translating into MAEMRKSANYAPIIGSRHTTVISRSTAEGLAAAPQNRQSFRQSVTGSGTIPLQSGVIANVAGKGVNTMKESREKEKKDLQGLNERFASYIERVRFLEAQNKALVNELDTVKNSEEYNPAKIKDMFEVELEQARVVINELSKQKAEFDVKMVGMEDRLTFEKKETDLQAKLADDFRQKYEKVLNQLGQTEGELAAARDRCASYEDELAILRGNLKRIQDDNNRLRADLDNETTEHINMSNKCQSLEEELAFVTSVYEQEIRDLQVLANRDNSDEMRDFWKGELSKAIREIQTEYDNRLDQVRVEMESKYNNQIREIKVGQCNSAPPQEAGFAKEEAKRWKNKMIEQNSQISELQARNAFLESRVKSLSRDMEDREQMFEHEKARMTSDMLKLQAELETVLQELQALMDAKLTLELEISAYRKMLEVEEGRIKEPEAKGKCMADEDMTDDRIYPTKRSVENAEHKGRVTIHRSSKGVVAFTETSPDGRYVTLENTSVGSKGKTQTLDGWKIRRVLADSNYVEYVFGEFELPPGESVKIMCAGAEIAKSGKCLVANFFTWGTGSSTTYLYDDDGAEKASIVQKFVI; encoded by the coding sequence ATGGCGGAAATGAGAAAATCCGCGAACTATGCCCCTATCATCGGCAGCCGACACACTACCGTTATCTCTCGGAGTACAGCCGAGGGCCTGGCCGCTGCACCCCAAAACCGCCAGTCCTTCCGCCAGTCCGTGACCGGCTCAGGTACCATTCCGCTTCAATCCGGTGTCATCGCCAATGTCGCAGGGAAAGGAGTGAATACCATGAAGGAATCTcgagaaaaggaaaagaaagattTACAAGGACTGAACGAGAGATTTGCTTCTTACATCGAGAGAGTGCGGTTTTTGGAGGCACAAAACAAGGCATTGGTGAACGAATTAGATACCGTGAAGAACAGCGAAGAGTACAACCCCGCTAAGATCAAGGACATGTTTGAGGTGGAACTGGAACAAGCCAGGGTTGTCATCAATGAACTGTCCAAACAGAAAGCTGAGTTCGACGTGAAAATGGTCGGCATGGAAGACCGTCTTAcatttgaaaagaaagaaacggATCTACAAGCTAAACTGGCAGATGACTTCAGGCAGAAATACGAAAAAGTTTTGAACCAGTTAGGACAAACTGAAGGGGAACTGGCGGCAGCAAGAGACCGATGCGCTAGCTATGAGGACGAGTTAGCGATCTTGAGAGGCAACCTGAAGAGGATACAAGACGATAACAACCGTCTGCGAGCCGACTTAGACAACGAGACCACCGAGCATATCAACATGTCAAACAAGTGCCAATCTCTGGAGGAGGAACTGGCCTTCGTCACGTCTGTCTACGAGCAGGAGATCCGTGACCTGCAAGTCCTCGCTAACCGAGACAACAGTGATGAGATGAGAGACTTCTGGAAGGGAGAACTGTCAAAGGCCATCCGTGAAATCCAGACTGAGTATGACAACCGTCTGGATCAGGTACGCGTGGAAATGGAGTCCAAATATAACAACCAGATCAGAGAGATTAAGGTCGGCCAGTGCAACTCCGCCCCGCCACAAGAAGCTGGATTCGCCAAGGAGGAGGCTAAGAGGTGGAAGAACAAGATGATTGAGCAGAATTCTCAGATTTCCGAACTACAAGCCCGCAATGCTTTCTTAGAATCGCGCGTGAAGTCCCTGAGCCGGGATATGGAGGACCGGGAGCAGATGTTCGAACACGAAAAGGCGAGAATGACATCAGACATGTTGAAACTCCAGGCGGAGTTGGAGACGGTGCTGCAGGAGTTACAGGCCCTGATGGACGCCAAGTTGACCCTGGAACTGGAGATCAGCGCCTACAGGAAGATGCTGGAGGTAGAGGAAGGCAGAATCAAGGAGCCTGAAGCCAAGGGCAAGTGTATGGCTGATGAAGACATGACGGACGACAGGATATACCCCACCAAGAGATCAGTGGAGAACGCCGAGCACAAGGGCAGAGTCACAATCCACAGATCCTCAAAGGGTGTTGTGGCCTTCACGGAAACCTCTCCGGACGGGCGCTATGTAACCCTGGAGAACACAAGTGTTGGATCCAAAGGGAAGACCCAAACCCTGGACGGATGGAAGATCAGGAGAGTTCTAGCTGACAGCAACTACGTCGAGTACGTCTTCGGTGAGTTTGAACTGCCACCTGGCGAGAGCGTGAAGATCATGTGCGCAGGCGCGGAAATCGCAAAATCTGGCAAATGTCTGGTGGCCAACTTCTTCACCTGGGGCACCGGAAGCAGCACCACTTACCTTTATGATGACGATGGGGCGGAAAAGGCTTCCATTGTACAGAAGTTTGTCatttaa